In one window of Hyla sarda isolate aHylSar1 chromosome 1, aHylSar1.hap1, whole genome shotgun sequence DNA:
- the FHDC1 gene encoding FH2 domain-containing protein 1 isoform X2, whose protein sequence is MVKKLKAFNGEITKLSMADSFMYMLIQVPNYSLRIEAMVLRKQFSASYSSLNQDMMIIRLATKELMSCEQLHAILYLVLQAGNIMNAGGYAGNAVGFKLSSLLRLADTKANKPGMNLLHFVALEAQKKDAALLTFSEKLQHVNEAARLSIENIEAEFDALLTKTKSLKDQIKKDTELSQQIEQFLQNAVKDLKELEKQKVELRKEGNTLIDFFCEDKKSMKLDECFQIFWDFCEKFNKAVKENKEREIQDLRQQKRKKEAELKRRSWIFGENGGFGRSSSEGDVELLTKKGLEDFLPFLQQRPQSPLSRNSSIRRSRLSLGVTAGRELQQFLEAPQDDQANKFNSLPRSHSHQPRPTVAWIGTKEKKDQDLNIMDLNENEVVQTSHPLPTVLISLEDEVHDHTAFPDFHYKQEKTDRNNNQQQSCQTKPESQLKKTELSPLMVTIEGRELVKKLQKFELQRPVKENTDTCITNLETLDELNMDSFSCVDDSTMPLNKTTKDNTYSRVSTSEETTDTSEAHLNSTGTPVSENTHVSEKQEHQPLFYVEDGTDNSLTLNCSKSEDMYEKEDGNVLIHQSKRTEGSNISVSDHSESSEHGVKKSTISKEGTAKSKDPKDLKRHNSLSEKIPNYAKPTVSRLVNTVTAKPVRMLNDTEHVTMRKVVPISKSNRPGSIKRTELRSSLRDEAKPDDLRQTERHSLRAKTDNTPKTSPRSSTSTEEPKFQRGTSSTSSNSRFQRDQIQRKSSIKKPAAKPVRNITKPKLDETKICRTNQKPNIPTAEVSKTPPTNTLKTSASTPSFARNTVASSSRHAKTEASPPTPVKTSTITRSTSLRQSKGKSEPLSRDSTPKENGTAATFKRTNSMKKNGKLTEATNNCKPETALIEKSVVEKSSLKLKDTGKTTLGKILKPLLK, encoded by the exons atg gtGAAGAAGTTGAAAGCCTTCAATGGTGAAATTACAAAATTGTCAATGGCAGACTCATTTATGTACATGCTGATCCAGGTGCCAAA ttatTCATTGCGAATAGAAGCTATGGTGCTGAGGAAACAGTTTTCCGCTTCTTACTCCTCATTGAATCAAGATATGATGATAATCCGATTAGCTACAAAAG AACTAATGTCCTGCGAGCAGCTACACGCCATCTTATACTTGGTCCTACAAGCTGGGAACATTATGAATGCA GGTGGATATGCTGGCAATGCTGTTGGTTTCAAACTGTCTTCACTGCTCAGGCTAGCAGACACGAAGGCGAATAAACCAGGGATGAATCTGTTACATTTTGTGGCTCTG GAAGCCCAAAAAAAAGATGCTGCATTACTTACATTTTCTGAGAAGCTGCAACATGTAAACGAAGCAGCCag GTTGTCCATAGAAAATATAGAGGCAGAGTTTGATGCACTGTTAACTAAAACAAAATCCCTCAAAGACCAGATCAAGAAGGACACAGAGTTATCACAGCAAATCGAACAGTTTCTTCAG AATGCTGTAAAAGACTTGAAAGAGTTGGAGAAGCAAAAAGTGGAGCTACGAAAGGAAGGGAACACTCTCATTGACTTCTTCTGTGAAGATAAAAAAAGCATGAAACTTGATGAATGTTTCCAAATCTTTTGGGATTTTTGTGAAAAGTTTAACAAAGCTGTAAAG gaAAATAAAGAGCGAGAAATTCAAGATCTAAGACAGCAGAAGAGAAAGAAGGAAGCGGAACTTAAACGGCGCTCGTGGATCTTTGGAGAGAATGGAGGGTTTGGAAGGAGTAGCAGTGAAGGTGATGTTGAATTATTAACAAAAAAAGGACTTGAAGACTTTTTGCCATTTCTCCAACAAAGACCTCAAAGTCCATTAAGCAGAAATTCAAGCATAAGGCGGTCCCGCCTGTCCCTAGGAGTTACAGCAGGTCGAGAACTGCAGCAATTCCTGGAAGCTCCACAGGATGATCAAGCAAACAAATTTAACAGTCTGCCCCGATCTCACTCTCATCAGCCAAGACCCACAGTTGCATGGATAGGAACCAAGGAGAAAAAAGACCAGGACCTTAACATTATGGACTTGAATGAGAATGAAGTTGTGCAGACATCTCATCCATTAcctacagtacttatcagtttaGAAGATGAGGTACATGACCACACTGCCTTTCCAGACTTTCATtacaaacaggaaaaaacagacaggaaTAATAATCAACAACAAAGCTGCCAGACTAAGCCAGAAAGCCAGCTTAAAAAGACAGAATTAAGTCCTTTAATGGTGACCATAGAAGGACGAGAGCtggttaaaaagttgcaaaaatttGAACTTCAGCGACCTGTAAAAGAAAACACTGATACATGCATTACTAACTTAGAAACACTTGATGAGTTAAACATGGATTCCTTTAGCTGTGTAGATGACAGTACTATGCCATTAAATAAAACTACCAAAGACAACACATATAGTCGAGTAAGTACCTCAGAGGAAACAACTGATACAAGTGAAGCTCATTTAAACAGTACTGGGACTCCTGTGTCAGAAAACACACATGTCTCAGAAAAACAAGAGCACCAGCCATTGTTTTATGTTGAAGATGGTACAGATAACTCTTTAACACTTAACTGTTCTAAAAGTGAAGATATGTATGAGAAAGAAGATGGAAATGTACTGATTCATCAATCTAAGCGTACGGAAGGATCAAATATATCTGTTTCTGATCATTCTGAAAGCTCAGAACATGGGGTTAAAAAGAGCACTATATCTAAGGAGGGTACTGCGAAAAGTAAAGACCCTAAGGATCTCAAGAGGCATAACTCCTTGagtgaaaaaatcccaaattaCGCTAAGCCAACTGTTTCTCGTCTAGTTAACACTGTTACTGCTAAACCTGTTCGTATGTTGAATGACACTGAGCATGTGACTATGAGAAAAGTGGTGCCCATCTCGAAGTCCAACAGACCTGGAAGTATAAAACGTACTGAACTCAGGAGTTCGCTACGGGATGAGGCAAAACCAGATGACCTCAGACAGACAGAACGTCATTCTCTCCGAGCAAAAACTGATAATACTCCAAAAACTTCTCCTAGGTCTAGTACCAGTACAGAGGAACCCAAGTTTCAAAGAGGAACAAGCTCTACTTCTAGTAATTCACGTTTTCAGAGGGACCAGATTCAGAGAAAAAGTTCTATCAAAAAACCAGCTGCCAAGCCAGTTAGAAATATTACTAAGCCAAAGCTTGATGAAACCAAAATCTGTCGAACAAATCAGAAACCGAATATACCTACTGCAGAAGTAAGCAAAACTCCACCAACCAATACCCTGAAAACTTCAGCGTCTACTCCTAGTTTTGCCAGGAATACTGTAGCCTCATCTTCCCGCCATGCAAAGACAGAAGCTTCTCCTCCTACCCCCGTAAAAACATCAACCATAACTAGATCCACATCTTTGCGCCAGTCAAAGGGAAAATCTGAACCATTAAGTAGAGATTCTACTCCCAAAGAAAACGGTACTGCTGCTACCTTCAAAAGGACAAATAGCATGAAGAAAAACGGGAAGCTGACAGAAGCTACTAATAATTGCAAACCTGAGACTGCCCTTATAGAAAAGAGTGTAGTTGAAAAATCTTCTTTAAAACTTAAGGACACAGGCAAAACAACACTGGGGAAAATACTCAAGCCTTTGCTGAAGTAG